In Erigeron canadensis isolate Cc75 chromosome 8, C_canadensis_v1, whole genome shotgun sequence, the DNA window TACCATTCTGCCGCATACAAGCCAGGTAACCAAGCCAAACAATCAAATACCTAACAGTTGACTCTTATTTTTCAACTGCCTTTTGGGTAATCCAAggattaattagtttattattggTGATGATAGACAAGGACTTTTGGCTCATCAAGCAGAACGCATTTGAAGCAAGAGCCAGATTATTGATATGGAGAACCATttggttgtaacttgtaagtagAGAAGTCAACCTATTGTAAATAATATACTGATTGACCCTTCTGGGCATAATTCTATATACATGTATCGGTTGACCATTGTTTCCATGTCAACTAAATACAAAAACTTGTAGAATGATGCCATTTTTGGAAAGCTAATATGATTGATTGGCTTACTGCTTGTATTATTGCGTGTCTTCATTTCTTGTAATATCTAGTATTCATATCGCGTTTCCACTCAACTTAACATTCATAATTGTTTATCGAGTTATATCCAACATCacttaattatgtttaaaaatcaTGACACAACTATATTAGCAAAAGATTCCAATCAATgataaatatgaaagaaaaaaaaaactttacttcCTACACAAATAAACAGAATAAAATTTCACTAAATTCGACCACTTAAGAATCATATGCTTAAATGTTCGTCCCTCGGCAAGCTCTGAACAGTATCTGACCATCGTCCTGGTGAATGATCGCTGCTATTAGATGACACAATAGCTGCTTCTGCTCTCGTTTCCCGAATCATCCTCAACACCTCCTTCATCACCGGTCTATTCTCCGGGACAAGTGAAATACAAGCCATGGCAATGTTCAGAAGAGCTGTAAGTTTCTCCTCTGACGCCTCATTCCCAGAAGACGTTGGCTCATCACCTGACTCTGTTTCTTCTTCTCTTACTGACTTGACCCATTTAGGAATATCCGACCCGTGTTCCATAACAAGGTCCTGGAATGGAGTTTTACCAGTGAGAAGCTCCAACAGAAGAACACCAAAGCTGTAGACATCCGCTTGTTGAGTGAGCGGTTTTCTGGGGTCACGACATTCTGGAGCACGATAGAAGAGAGAGGAAGCGCTTGCTTCTTCTGGGTAGTCCGGGTTTCTGAATGTCATCAATCCGTAATCCGTAAGGCAAGATTCAAAATCGGAGCCTAAGAGGACATTTGAGGATTTCAAATTTCCGTGGGTAAGACCAGGGTTTTGGTGGATGTATAAAAGCCCTGTAGCCAGGTCCTCAGCAATCTTGAGACACGATGTCCAGTGAAGTGGCTTTCCACCAGCTGATGTTCTTGATCCTGCAAAACCATATTAAAAATGTAGTTTGGAAAATTAATCAATGATCATACAGTAAAAATTCAATTGAAATGACATTCTATACTCATTAGTTGTTAGTAACTGGAAACAATTTATAGGAAGCATCTTGCTCTTAGCAAAATTCTATCCAGTGTAACTTCAAATACATGAGCATTTTGGGATGATCCCCGCTCGCTAAAGTTACCAGCTCCCCCATAATAGTCCGATTTTTCCTCCATAATAATGACGGGCAGACAAAAGTTACTCAAAGTCCTAGGATAACATGTGGATCTTCCCTGGGAGTTCAAATCGACGGCAAGGTTTGGCACCTATGTATTTGtgtattattatctatatatgtcACCACCATATTGCACACGCACTATTTTAGTTCTAGTATAAATTAGAATACAGTATGTCCAATGTTCTACAAATGTTAAACTTGTCATATAAAACATTtgcaattttaataaaataatattcaaCGTGTGTGGAACTTTGGAGAATTTCCTATGTCAAACAAACTAACATATTACACAAATTGTCACATCAAAGTAATTacaatgtttatatattataaaatccGAGTTACCGCAATCTAAGGACAATGCATGTTGCTTGTTAAATGTTatgtatgatttttatttttggtattaaaatcaaaaccgtaaaaatgtaaaacacaacaaaatacattcacatttaaaagaatataaaaatagaatgtTGTCGGTGGCCTAAAATTTTCACAAACCTTTCCTATCCCAAAGGAAATATCATAcatatttatacttatatatatgatcattttgaaaagataattttttaaatttttacatatttCATTTCCATTATATTTTCTATTCTTACCATATAATGTAATTCAGTTACCTTTCAATATTTGAAAGGATTAGAATTAGAATTCTATACATCTCTATTTCTACACACTACATACCTAACTCAAACCACGAACATGGCAAATTAAGCTAAACGACATTGCAAGTTCAGCAAAACATGAAAGCCGAGCTAACCCGACCACCATACCGAATTATCTAAACAttgaaaacttgatcaactaAATTACTTGAACTAAAACAAGAAGTTAGTCTTTGCGGCCACATTAGTTCACTTAGAGTACAAAAATACGATTAGGATTAATTTGCTTGCAAAACGAGTtcaatagtaaaaaaaaaaaaaaaagttaaaagtactTACCATGGATGAGCGAGAAAAGACTGCCATTGGGGAAATAATCGTATACAAGCAAGCGTTCTTCCTTAGCATGGAAATAGGCTCTAAGTGGGACCAAATTTTGATGTCTCAACCGTCCGATGACGTCCACGTGTCTCCGGAATTCCTCCACCCTTGGATACCTGGCATCCTTTAGGCGTTTCACCGTAACAATAAACCCCGATTCCATCACCGCCTTATACGTGCTGCCCACCGTCCCCCTACCCAATGTCTCCGCCGACGCTTTCAATAAATCTTCTAAACTATAACTCATTTCCGGCGAGTCTCCGCCACCAAAAAATACCAACTTCCCAATCCCGCCGCCGCCGTCATCGCCACTGGTGTCACCTGTTTTGCCACTGCTACTTGCTGCTCCGGCGGCGGAGGGTGGCGCCGCCGCAATTTCTGACTTTTTTGTAGCTGTCTCTGGAGACTTGTTTTTTTGTGTCTTTTTGATGCAGAGCGCTAAGAGTGTGACTAACAGGCATAACAACAAAAACCCACCAACGGAACCGGCGATTATGgctattttcttgattttccgGTGACGGTGTGATTTCCCGGCCGTTAGAGGTGGGTTCGCCGGAGAAAAAGATGGGGTTGGAGTAATGTTGCATGGGATGTTGAATGCATCACCGCAAAGATCAACATTGCCGGAAAACGACGTAGAGTTGAATCTGACTAATACTGGGGTCGCCGGAATTTGGCCAGAAAGTTGATTGCTTGACAAGTTTAGAAATTTCAGGCTGGATTGGTTTAAAGGTGGGATTTTTCCGGTGAATCTGTTGTTGTCGAGGTAAAGAACATATAATCTTTGTACATTGAGTATTGACGACGGAATATCGCCGGAAAGTTGGTTGCTGGAAAGCACAATGGTTTTAAGGCGGTGAAGGGTGGTTAAACTAGCCGGAAAGTCGCCGGAAAAgttattaaaagaaagaaagagagattTAAGATTTTGTAAGCCAGAAAGATTTGGGATTTTGCCAAAGAGTGAATTTTGTTTAAAGCTTAAAACTCTAATTTGATCTAATTCATTTAATATTCTTGAATCTAATGTACcttgtaaatttttattttcaagaacaagttttgaGACTCTACCATTTAAGCATTCTTTAACACCATCCCATTTGCAAACATCACTTCCATTCCATTTAAGTGAATTTGTTGGatcaattgatgattttaacCTCAAAAGTGATTCTTTATCACCacaaaatacacattgaaaaaaaattaccaaaaaaCAAAGACGGTAAAAAAAACACCCATTTTGCCTCATCTTATATgggtccaaaaaaaaaaaaatatcaaataaacaAGATTAAAGATCCATTGGGGAAAAAAGATACTCACcttttaaatgaaatttgaaaataaagcGGAAAAGATGACACTATAAAATG includes these proteins:
- the LOC122578782 gene encoding inactive leucine-rich repeat receptor-like serine/threonine-protein kinase At1g60630, which produces MRQNGCFFYRLCFLVIFFQCVFCGDKESLLRLKSSIDPTNSLKWNGSDVCKWDGVKECLNGRVSKLVLENKNLQGTLDSRILNELDQIRVLSFKQNSLFGKIPNLSGLQNLKSLFLSFNNFSGDFPASLTTLHRLKTIVLSSNQLSGDIPSSILNVQRLYVLYLDNNRFTGKIPPLNQSSLKFLNLSSNQLSGQIPATPVLVRFNSTSFSGNVDLCGDAFNIPCNITPTPSFSPANPPLTAGKSHRHRKIKKIAIIAGSVGGFLLLCLLVTLLALCIKKTQKNKSPETATKKSEIAAAPPSAAGAASSSGKTGDTSGDDGGGGIGKLVFFGGGDSPEMSYSLEDLLKASAETLGRGTVGSTYKAVMESGFIVTVKRLKDARYPRVEEFRRHVDVIGRLRHQNLVPLRAYFHAKEERLLVYDYFPNGSLFSLIHGSRTSAGGKPLHWTSCLKIAEDLATGLLYIHQNPGLTHGNLKSSNVLLGSDFESCLTDYGLMTFRNPDYPEEASASSLFYRAPECRDPRKPLTQQADVYSFGVLLLELLTGKTPFQDLVMEHGSDIPKWVKSVREEETESGDEPTSSGNEASEEKLTALLNIAMACISLVPENRPVMKEVLRMIRETRAEAAIVSSNSSDHSPGRWSDTVQSLPRDEHLSI